CTATATTACTATATAGTTTCCTAAATATATTTAATCTATTAAAGATATTTAAAGAGTTACAAGAATACACATTAAATATGAATTTTGTTTTATATAAAAACTCTCTTATAAAGTCTATTTCATAATCTAAAAAGCTTTCTGCTTCATCAATAAAAATAGCCTTAAACATATTTTTATTCTTTATAATGTTTTGTGCTTGTTTTACAAGATTATTAAATGTTTTTTCATAATCATTTTTTAACATATTGTAGTCAATAATTAGATTATATTTTTTAGCTAATTTAAATATAAAAGAGCTAAATGTATGAACTTCTAAATTGTTGTTATCTTTATATAATAATTCAATTCTTTCTCGAAGTTCATTACATAGTTGTTTTGTATGTGTAAATATTAGTAATTTATGATGTGGATATACTTTTGCCAGTTTTATAGCTCTAGAAAGCATATTTGCAGTTTTCCCTATACCAGAACCGCCTTCAATAAGAGTATTTCCATATTTAATAGAAATAGCATCTTTAATTTGAACTTCTTCCATCATAGTTGCTGTATACTTATAGTCATCATTGTAGAAGGAAATTTTTTTAAATTTTTCGTTTAGGTGAAGTGTGTCATTTATTATATAGTATTCTGAACATATATCTAATAAAAATAAATTTAAATTTATTTCATCATTTTTTTCCTTAAGATATTCATCCAGTGAAGCACTAGCCATTATATCTTGAAGCTTATTTTTATCTATTATATTATTATTTACAAATTCTTCAAACTCATAAGCTTCATCTACTTCAACATATGGCATAATATAAACATAATTATAGCTTATATTTCTATTCTTTTGTCCCATTTTAAGTTTCAAAAGCTCATATTCCTCATGCATAACTTCAAGTAACTCTTCTTCCAAAATAAAATATATATCTTCTGTTGTATCCATAAATTTTATAAATAAAATTTTTCCATCTTTTACATACAACAAGTCAGTATTTATTCCTTTAAAAGGAGTAACTTTTGGCACTACTTTAACGTCCTCATTGATATTTTCGTAAAATACTTTCTCGAATTCTTTCAATTTTAGGGCGTCTAACTGAGAGTTTATATTTATGTATTGGCTCACTTACATTACCTCCTTCTGTTATAATTAATTATACCATTTTAAACTATATTTTTATATATACTTTTTATAGGCAAATTTCGTAAATAAATTCAAAATAAGTACAAATAAATACAAAACTATTAAAGAAAGTTTGCAATAAGTATAGATACATATAACTATAAAATACTTTATGATAGGTAGTGACAAAATAAATTTCATAATTATTTTTTTAAATAATAAATAAAATCAACTCTAAAAAGTTAACTTTTCTTTAACTAGTAACTTATATTACTTAATTATATAAAAATTAATGAACAAAAAATTTTAAAGCCTGCTAAAAAACAATCCATTTTTATTAGCAGGCTTTATTTAAATTATTTTTCTACAAAAATATTAAAGTTTGATATATCTGTGTAAACTGCATAAAAAACAGGGTAACGATTTTGGTATAGTTCATTTAAAAACTTACCTTGCATTCTCACAGGGAAATAGTGACCATCTGTATGACGGAAGTTAAAAATCACTTCAAAAGTTTCTCTCTTAGGTATTGCTTTATGCAGTGTATCAAGTACAACCTGTAAATCCTCTGGTGATATAGGTGAAAGTACATCAAAGTCTTTAGCTGAAACGTTTCTAGCTGAGTAACCAGTAAACTCAAGCATTTTTTGGTTAAAGTAAAGCAACTTCAAATTTTCCATACAAGCAAATTTCGCAATCCCATCAGTAGACATCTCCAACAATAATTTTACATCTCTAGTATCTATATGAAACGCTACACCATCAATAGAATCATTACCAAAAATATGGAAAGAATTTTTTCCATGACCCTTTGCATAGTAAAGTGCCTGGTCTGCTTTTTCATAGAGTTCAGAATACTTACAGCCATGTTCAGGATATATCGCTACACCAATGCTACATGAAATAGAAAAGTCTTCATGTTCAGCAAAACGTTTCTGGTTAATCTTAGAACAAAAACGCTCTAGTTTATCCATAATTATATAATTACTGCTATCGAAGTCTTTTATCAACACAACAAATTCATCTCCACCAATTCGTCCAACAATATCATCTTCACGAAATTGAGACTTTAATTCCAATGCAAACTCATTTATAATAAAATCTCCAAATGCATGACCATATTTATCATTTACATTTTTAAAATCATCAATATCAAAAATCAGAAAAATATGTTCTGAATTTTGATTTTTATCACTTTTTAAAAATATACTAATAAAGTCCTCTGTTACTCCCTTATTATAAAGACCAGTAAGAGAATCACGTTGTGAACGCTCAAGAAGCAACAATTCTCTATTTTTTTCTTCATCTATATTTTCACGATAAGAAATCATACGAACAGACTCATCTGACGTCCAAAAGAA
This sequence is a window from Clostridioides difficile. Protein-coding genes within it:
- a CDS encoding UvrD-helicase domain-containing protein, translated to MSQYININSQLDALKLKEFEKVFYENINEDVKVVPKVTPFKGINTDLLYVKDGKILFIKFMDTTEDIYFILEEELLEVMHEEYELLKLKMGQKNRNISYNYVYIMPYVEVDEAYEFEEFVNNNIIDKNKLQDIMASASLDEYLKEKNDEINLNLFLLDICSEYYIINDTLHLNEKFKKISFYNDDYKYTATMMEEVQIKDAISIKYGNTLIEGGSGIGKTANMLSRAIKLAKVYPHHKLLIFTHTKQLCNELRERIELLYKDNNNLEVHTFSSFIFKLAKKYNLIIDYNMLKNDYEKTFNNLVKQAQNIIKNKNMFKAIFIDEAESFLDYEIDFIREFLYKTKFIFNVYSCNSLNIFNRLNIFRKLYSNIEFDDKIILNKNYRQAKEIVDFTNNFSNHSNAYINELRPNTKFNTFFNTKALRGGNKSVDIIKVSDLDDQISSVIWEIEYLIGKKGLDYSEVAIVYPYNKKKLKSGKTIYFQYMLKKALEEAQIPYICAEDNLTNISKKIGTTIANIYTIKNLEYKAIIICELEMLYNQTINDTEQDYQVNDFVGDLNKVYLAMSRATDYLSIVTTFNEDASDIIRIITESKEDRQ